The Candidatus Deferrimicrobium sp. genome includes the window CGATCGCCGGCGTGATAAAATTGGGATCCGAGGGTTTTTTCCAGGCGGGGCAAAGACTCGTTTGCACGCTGACCGGGCACGGCCTGAAGGACCCGGACAATGCCATCGCGCAGTCGGTGGCCCCCTTGACGATCCCCCCGGTTCTCGGGGACGTACTCAAGATCCTCGGTTTCTGAAGGAGACGGCGATGGGCGGGAAATACATCATCCTGATCGGCGACGGCATGGCCGATTGGCCGATCCTGGCGATCGGCAACCGCACGCCGCTCCAGGCCGCGGAGAAACCGAACATGGATTTCATGGCGGCCAACGGGTCCGTCGGGATGGTGCAGGTCGTCCCGAAAGAGATGTACCCGGGCAGCGACGTGTCGAACCTGAGCATCCTGGGGTACGACCCCGCCGTCGTCTACACCGGCCGCTCGCCGCTCGAGGCGGCCTCCATCGGCATCTCCCTCGGACCGGACGACGTCGCGGTCCGCTGCAACCTGGTGGCGTTGAAAAACGAAGGGGCCGACTCCGAGATGGAGGATTTCTCCGCCGGGCATATCTCCACCTCAGAAGCGGCGGAGCTGCTCGCCTCCCTCCAGGAGGCTGTCGCCGATAAGGGGATCCGGTTTCACACGGGCGTGTCGTATCGACACCTGATGGTTTGGCCCGGCGGGTGCGATGGCGTGAAGACGACACCCCCGCATGACATCCACGGAAAGAAGATCACCCGTTACCTTCCCCAGGGGGACGGGGCGGAATTCCTCCTGACGATCATGGAGATCTCACGAGAGATCTTTTCCGACCACCCGGTGAACCGGAAAAGGGTGGCGGCGGGGAAGCTTCCCGGCAACGCGGTATGGCTCTGGGGGCAGGGGAAGGCCCCTCGCATCGCCACGTTCGAGGAAAGGTTCGGCCTGACAGGATCCGTGGTCGCCGCGGTGGACCTTATCAAGGGAATCGGGATCTACGCGGGGCTCGAGGTGATCGCCGTTCCGGGCGCCACCGGGTACACCGACACGAACTACCGGGGAAAGGCGGAATACGCCCTTCGGGAGCTCGAGAGGAAGGATTTCGTCCTGATCCACGTGGAGGCCCCCGACGAGGCCGGACACAACGGGAGCGTGGAAGAGAAGATCCGCGCGATCGAACGGATCGACCGGGAGATGCTGACCCCGCTCCTCGCGAGGGTCCGGGAGAAGGGGGATCTCCGGATCCTTCTGATGCCGGACCATCCGACCCCCGTCGCGATCCGTACCCACGCGCAAGAGCCGGTCCCGTTCGTCTTTTACCCGGCGCCCCCCGGCCTGGTCACGACTCCCGGAATGCGTTACACGGAAGCGGACGCACGGGACACGGGACAGTTTGTCCCTGCGGGTACTCGCCTGATCGAATATCTGCTCGCATAGTGATCGTTAAAATTACAGCAACATACATGGAAAACAACACGGAAGGCGCACGTTACGGGAGGGTTCGGCGGAGTCGCCGCAGGAGGGGGGGCGCAGTGAGGTAAAGCGCAGCCGTGCAGGTTCATCGCACGGCCACGAACGGAGCCCCGCCCTCCGAGGCGACGCAGTAGAAGAGTTAGTACCGGTACACCGGTGGGAGCAGGCCAAGGGGGTAATTCGAGCTTTGCGCTGTTGGGGTACCCCCGCAGCAGGAAGAATGGGGGGCAAGTGGAACATGTCGCCACCGTCCGGGTGATCTTCGGTGACACGGATGCCGCCGGCATCGTCTATTACGGGAACTACCTCCGCTGGTTCGAAGTCGGCCGGGCGGAGCTGATGCGGCGAAAAGGATTCTCGTATCTCGATACGATGGAGCGGGGGGTGCTCCTTCCCGTCATCGAGTCGAATGCCCGTTACCACGCATCCGCGCGGTACGACGACGTGCTCCGGATTTACGCGGAGATCCGTGACGTCCGTGGGGTGCGCCTGACGTTCGGATACCGGATCGAACGGGACGACGGGACTTCGCTGGTGACGGGGCATACCGTTCACGCATTCACGGGACGGGACGGGAGACCGGTGCGACCTCCCGCGGAGTTCCGCTCGTTGTCGCTTTCGAACGACATTTCCCGGAAAAAGGGGGCCTGAGGATGGAACGGAACCTGGCATTGGAGGTCGTCCGTGTGACCGAGGCTGCGGCGCTCGCCGCCGCTCGGTTGATGGGCCGCGGGGACAACATCGCGGCGGACCAGGCGGCGGTCACGGCTATGCGAAAAGCGCTGAGCTACGTCCAGTTCAAGGGCCGCGTCGTCATAGGCGAAGGGGAGAGGGACGAGGCTCCCATGCTCTTCATCGGTGAGGAGGTCGGCGCGGCGGAATCGCCGAAGGTCGACATCGCCGTCGATCCACTCGAGGGGACGAACATCGTGTCGGCGGGAGGGTACAACGCCATCGCCGTGATCGCCATCGCCGAGGAGGGTGGGTTTCTTCATGCCCCCGACACGTACATGCAGAAACTCGCGGTGGGGCCGAAGGCGCGCGGCGTGATCGACATCACGGCGACCACGACGGAAAATCT containing:
- a CDS encoding cofactor-independent phosphoglycerate mutase gives rise to the protein MGGKYIILIGDGMADWPILAIGNRTPLQAAEKPNMDFMAANGSVGMVQVVPKEMYPGSDVSNLSILGYDPAVVYTGRSPLEAASIGISLGPDDVAVRCNLVALKNEGADSEMEDFSAGHISTSEAAELLASLQEAVADKGIRFHTGVSYRHLMVWPGGCDGVKTTPPHDIHGKKITRYLPQGDGAEFLLTIMEISREIFSDHPVNRKRVAAGKLPGNAVWLWGQGKAPRIATFEERFGLTGSVVAAVDLIKGIGIYAGLEVIAVPGATGYTDTNYRGKAEYALRELERKDFVLIHVEAPDEAGHNGSVEEKIRAIERIDREMLTPLLARVREKGDLRILLMPDHPTPVAIRTHAQEPVPFVFYPAPPGLVTTPGMRYTEADARDTGQFVPAGTRLIEYLLA
- a CDS encoding thioesterase family protein, giving the protein MEHVATVRVIFGDTDAAGIVYYGNYLRWFEVGRAELMRRKGFSYLDTMERGVLLPVIESNARYHASARYDDVLRIYAEIRDVRGVRLTFGYRIERDDGTSLVTGHTVHAFTGRDGRPVRPPAEFRSLSLSNDISRKKGA